In Ovis canadensis isolate MfBH-ARS-UI-01 breed Bighorn chromosome 3, ARS-UI_OviCan_v2, whole genome shotgun sequence, one DNA window encodes the following:
- the ATF4 gene encoding cyclic AMP-dependent transcription factor ATF-4 encodes MAEMSFLSSEVFVGDFVSPFDQSGLGAEESLGLLDDYLEVAKHFKPHGFSCDKAKAGSSEWLAVDGLVSFSDNSTEDAFSGTDWMVEKMDLKEFDISDTLLSIDDLETMPDELLATLDDTCDLFDPLLQETNKEPPEIVNPIGHLPESLPTIDQGAPFTFLQPLPPSPGALSSTPDHSFSLELCSEVVISEGDSKPDSSTSITVIPQCIKEEDAHSDNDSGICMSPDSSLGSPQHSPSTSRGSPNKSLLSPGALSGSSRPKPYDPPGEKMVAAKVKGEKLDKKLKKMEQNKTAATRYRQKKRAEQEALTGECKELEKKNEALKEKADSLAKEIQYLKDLIEEVRKAREKKRVP; translated from the exons ATGGCCGAGATGAGCTTCCTGAGCAGCGAGGTGTTTGTGGGGGACTTCGTGTCCCCCTTCGACCAGTCGGGTTTGGGGGCTGAAGAGAGCCTAGGTCTCCTAGATGACTACCTGGAGGTGGCCAAGCACTTCAAACCTCATGGGTTCTCCTGCGACAAGGCTAAGGCAGGCTCCTCCGAATGGCTGGCTGTGGATGGGTTGGTCAGTTTCTCAGACAACAGCACGG AGGATGCTTTCTCCGGGACAGATTGGATGGTGGAGAAAATGGATTTGAAGGAGTTTGATATTAGTGATACCCTGTTGAGTATAGATGACCTGGAAACCATGCCAGATGAGCTCTTGGCCACGTTGGATGACACGTGTGATCTCTTTGATCCCCTACTCCAGGAGACTAACAAGGAGCCCCCCGAGATAGTGAACCCAATTGGCCATCTTCCAGAAAGTTTACCTACAATTGACCAGGGTGCCCCCTTCACTTTCTTGCAACCTCTTCCCCCTTCCCCAGGGGCCCTGTCTTCCACTCCAGATCATTCCTTTAGTTTAGAGCTATGCAGTGAAGTGGTTATCTCTGAAGGAGATAGCAAGCCAGACTCCTCCACTTCCATTACTGTGATCCCTCAGTGCATAAAAGAGGAGGATGCCCACTCAGATAACGACAGTGGCATCTGTATGAGCCCTGACTCCTCTCTGGGCTCTCCCCAGCATAGCCCCTCCACCTCCAGGGGCTCTCCAAATAAGAGCCTGCTATCTCCAGGTGCCCTCAGTGGCTCTTCCCGCCCCAAACCCTACGACCCTCCTGGAGAGAAGATGGTAGCAGCAAAAGTAAAGGGTGAGAAACTGGATAAGAAGCTGAAGAAAATGGAGCAGAACAAGACAGCAGCTACTAGGTACCGCCAGAAGAAGAGGGCAGAACAGGAGGCCCTCACTGGGGAATGTAAAGagctagaaaaaaagaatgaggctCTGAAAGAGAAGGCAGATTCCTTGGCCAAGGAGATCCAGTATCTTAAAGATCTGATAGAAGAGGTTCGCAAAGCAAGGGAGAAGAAAAGGGTCCCTTAG
- the RPS19BP1 gene encoding active regulator of SIRT1: MSAALLRRGLELLGAPEAPSAAPGHTKPSQAPMKRTRKAKATQAQKLRNSAKGKVPKSALAEFRKRERRGYLGVNLRFMTSARSTVDESITRQIVRQNRGRKACDRPVTKTKKKKKAEGTVFTEEDFQKFQQEYFGS, from the exons ATGTCGGCTGCTTTGCTGCGGCGCGGCTTGGAGCTACTGGGGGCTCCTGAGG CCCCCAGCGCCGCTCCAGGACACACCAAACCGAGCCAAGCTCCGATGAAGCGGACCCGGAAGGCGAAGGCGACCCAGGCCCAGAAACTGCGGAACTCCGCCAAGGGAAAGGTGCCCAAGTCGGCGCTGG CTGAGTTCCGGAAGAGAGAGCGTCGAGGTTACCTTGGAGTAAACCTGAGGTTTATGACCAGTGCAAGAAGCACAGTGGACGAGTCCATCACCCGGCAG ATTGTGCGCCAGAACCGGGGCCGCAAGGCCTGTGACCGGCCTGTGACCAAgaccaagaagaagaagaaggccgAGGGCACCGTGTTCACCGAGGAAGACTTCCAGAAGTTCCAGCAGGAATATTTCGGCAGCTAG